From a region of the Leucoraja erinacea ecotype New England chromosome 6, Leri_hhj_1, whole genome shotgun sequence genome:
- the LOC129697858 gene encoding nucleoside hydrolase-like — MMALAAPNVHILAITCTHGNTGIDNVCKNVLRVLKLCNRMEIPVYRGAGTSLLGVVHHDAAYHGKDGLGDVPDPDAPGVEHLKSEHAVNAMARIVNEYPGQVTLVALGPLTNVALAAKIHPTFPSKLKSLYIMGGNMEARGNVRVCGEFNFVTDPEAASIVLSHFTCPVHIATLEYCLRHHLTWDFYRTWVNQDSAKARFMKKISAHTADYSKEGQGSKQLLFGSGFVSCDSYAMSAAIDDSVVTERAQYGVSVELHGSLTRGMMVVDTLDILKLPHKATVFLECDMEKFKQQLIKALK; from the exons ATGATGGCTCTGGCAGCTCCCAACGTGCACATCCTGGCAATAACCTGCACTCACGGTAACACGGGCATCGACAACGTGTGCAAGAACGTGCTGCGTGTGCTGAAACTGTGTAACAGGATGGAG ATCCCTGTCTACCGTGGAGCAGGCACCTCCCTCCTGGGTGTAGTCCATCACGACGCCGCTTACCATGGGAAGGACGGCCTGGGCGATGTTCCCGATCCCGACGCTCCGGGTGTGGAACATTTAAAGTCCGAACACGCAGTGAATGCCATGGCACGGATAGTTAATGAGTACCCCGGGCAG GTCACTCTTGTTGCTCTTGGACCCCTGACCAACGTGGCCCTGGCTGCCAAGATACACCCCACCTTTCCTTCAAAGCTGAAGAGTTTGTACATCATGGGCGGAAACATGGAAG CCAGAGGGAATGTGAGAGTCTGCGGCGAGTTCAACTTTGTCACAGACCCAGAAGCAGCTTCCATTGTGCTGAGCCACTTCACTTGTCCCGTGCACATCGCCACCTTGGAATACTGCCTCCGCCACCACCTGACCTGG GACTTTTATAGAACGTGGGTGAATCAAGACAGTGCAAAGGCTCGGTTCATGAAGAAGATATCTGCACATACTGCGGACTACAGCAAGGAAGGCCAAGGTAGTAAGCAACTGCTGTTTGGAAGTGGCTTTGTGTCCTGTGATTCATACGCAATGTCTGCTGCCATCGATGACTCGGTGGTGACGGAGCGCGCCCAGTACGGGGTGAGTGTGGAGTTGCACGGTTCACTGACCAGGGGCATGATGGTCGTGGACACCCTCGACATCCTGAAGCTCCCACACAAAGCCACCGTCTTCCTGGAATGTGACATGGAGAAGTTCAAGCAGCAGCTGATTAAGGCCCTGAAATAA